The Rubripirellula amarantea genome includes the window ACGTCCCTCGCGACCCCAAGAGCAGCGAAGAGATCGACGAGAATCAGCGTAGCCCGCTTGGTCGCAGCACCAATGGTCGCTGGTACGAAGGGATCAAACGCGGTCACCCCGATGTTGTTAAACGCGTCCCCACTCCCAAGGGCGGACTCGAAGGCAGCGAAGGCGCTCTGTTGCTTAAGACGCTCAACACCGGCATACCCGGTCGAATCAGCAACAAGATGCAACAGGATGACTTTGTTGCCAACGTTCAATATCGCTTGAAGCGAACGATCAACGTCAGCGAAGTTCCTAGCGTGACGACTCGCGTTTTCTTCCCACCTGTGGAGACCTGGGAAAACCGCAGCGGACCTCACTTTGGTTTCCGACTTGCACTTGAAACCACTGCAATGGTCGACAAGGAAGTTGGCGTCGGGATCTTCAAACGCACCAAACGCGAAATGGGCAACGAAGTTTACTGGCCCGGCATGTTCGTCGAGTTCGAAAGCAAGAGCCAAACCAAGAAAGATGCTGACTACGCCTACTTGCGAATTCGCAGCAACCAACGCGGCGGCGATTTCCGTGGCCCTCAAATCACGACGACCGGATGGTGGACGTTGGGCATGAGTGTCACGCCTGATGGAATGGTTCACTACTACGCATCGCCCGGCGTGGATGATTTGACCGAGGACGATTACATCACCAGCCAATTTCCCTACGACTATCGCTGTGAACGATTCCGAACGTTCTTCTACAACGTGTGCAGTGCGGATGATGGTCGCCGCTGGAGCACCGAGTTCATCGTCGATGATCCCAAAGTGTTCGTCGTGAAGCCTATCAACCAGAAAGTCGCAACGCGTCAGACTCGCAAGCGATAGTGGTTCGCTGAACCTGGCTGGATGTGATTGAGCCCCAACGCGATTGAGGTCTAACGCGATTGAGGCTCGGCGTTACTTGAGGCCCAGCATTACTTGGGCTCAGCGTGATTAAGCTCAGCGTGATATACACCAAAGCCGCCGCCCTCGCGATCGTTCGGTTTTCTGCGTTCGCCAAGATTCGCTCGGTTCCCGATGCCAGTGAATTGAGAAGGTTCGATTTCAAGAAGCCTTCGCGGGTGAGACGGCTTTTTCTTTTAGCTCGGACTTGTTCTTGCGGAACCATGACGCCACCACTGGTAAGGTGTGCGCAAAGGGGCCATGGCCGCGAGTCAGTTGAGTCTGCATGAGTTTCTCCCAGCGTTTCATCGTGGGTCTCAGCGAGCGTCGATCGGCTTCGTTGCGAGGTGCCGCGATCACGTCCGCCACCTCGCCGCTGTGAATCAAGTACCAGATTCCACACCCGTCGTAACCGGCGACCGGATAAACGAACGAGTACTTTCGGCGAGCGCTGTTGAGCATCGTGAGCTTGCGTTCGACGTACTCCAGAGATTCGATCATCGTATGATTGCGACCGGCCAGTTCGTATTGCCGGTTCTTCATCGCTTTGTCGAACTGATCTCGCAAGGTCGTAAGGGGTTCGTTGTTAAAGCCATCCATGAAGCTTTCGGCGGCGCTTACGGCAACGTCGTATTCGCGGTGAGTGCAAGCTGCAGCGCACGGACCCAAGCACGTTCCCACCTCGACTCGCAAACAACCCGGGCGATGATCGAGTTCGAACAACTGCAATTGCTCGGCAAAGCGAAACACTTGCTTTTGTCCACAATCACGTAGCTTGAAAACGTTGTTCAACGAATCGACGGCGACCTTCATCCGACCGACGCCAAAGAACGGCCCTTCGGCGGCGATGCAGCCTTCCGGTGGTAACGGTGCCAGGAAGAATGTTGCTGGCGAACGGCCCAAGCATAAATAGACGGGGCGTTGGCGTTTAGGCACACCCTGCACGTTCCAACGCGGCGAGAACTGGCGAATCAATTGCATCTCGCGTAACAACGATGCGAACTCGCTGGGTTGCGTTTCCCACTGGATCGCGCGAGCGGCGCTGATGATCCGGCCGCCCTTTTCCTTCTTGTTGGATTCGGCAAAGTAGCTGAGCAATCGCGATCGTAGCGACTTGCTTTTGCCAACGTAGATCAATTCGCCCTTGCGATCGAGCATCCCGTAGACACCCGGCACCCGCGGACAGGATTCGGTCACACGGTCCTTCAAACGACGCGTCGACTTCGCTCCCACGGCTTCGAGAGGCCGGGGCGAATACGGGTTGAGCGGATCTCGGCCGAAGCCGATCATCGGCTCGCCGCGCAGAATCGCGTCCATGCTGTACCATCCCTGAATTGGTCAACGGAAAGCCAACCAATATGCGCGATCGTGAGCGAAATCCCAACTGCAGAACTCGCCGTTTTGAAAAGCGAGCCAGTGAAAGCATCGCCATCAAAGGTGATCAATGGCGAGCTGGGTAAGGTGGGTCGAACGGGAGGTTTTGTCGGCGGTCTAGTTGGTGCCGAAATAGGGGTGTTCGGTGCAAGAAAAGAGCATTCGACGCGGCGATAGCAATGCGTCTTACGCGTCGAACTTCTCAGTCATGCACCAATCCAGTGTCTCCTCAATTCGAACCCACTTGTCCGAAGCCCACTTGTCCGAAGCCCACTTGTCCAAAGCCCACTGGTCCCAAACCCACCGGTTCGAAGCCCGCTGACTACATTCCGCTGGCTACATTCCGCTGCGGAGTGCGTCGAGGTGGCGGCCGAAGTGATCGTCCAGAACTTCGATGTAAGTATCCGGATGAGCCTTCAAGCAGTCGTGAACGATCTTGCCGTACTTGTCGTGGGTCAGGACGGAACCGAACGTGCAGTGCAAGATCTGACGACCGGGTTTGGTGAAGCCTTTGCCAACGGGAACGTCAGCCCACATTTCAAGGTACTCTGATTCAAGCGTCTTATCGTCGGCTTGGTCTGTGGTCGGAGCGTCCGCCAGGGTGGCTGAAACGTGGTACGTGGCCTTGTCGGTGTCGTAACGTTCTCGCGAGAAATCAATGATCTCGCGGAACGCGGCACTGTCGTGGCGAGCCACCACTCGAAGGGCTTCAAGGTAGCTGGTGCCCGCTGTCTTGACGTGGAAACAACCGCCGGTGGCCTTGGCCAACAAACCGTACATCGAAACCTTGTCGCTGCCACTGTGCAGGCTGATCTTGTAGGGTCCGAGCGACTTTGCGATCGCAGCGTGATCGTTCAACGATGCTTCGAGTGCGTTGAGGTCGCCCTTGAAATCGACACCCTTTTCGAAGTGTCCAATGAAACGAGGCGCCAGCGAAACCAGCTTCATGCCGCCACTAAGAACTTGATCGGCGATGATGTAGTGTTCCGCCAAGGTGGTGGGCTGATCGGTTTCGTCGACCGACAATTCGATTTCATAATCGTTGCCAGCCTTCTCGTTCACTTGCTTGATGTAGTCGCCCAGTTCAAGAGCTCGCGAGATCGCTTTGCCATACTTCACGGCCGCTCTCATGCAGGCTTCTTCGTTGATGTCGATGACCGTGCCGGTGTCCAGCTTGATCGACTTGCCCAAGTACTTGTCGTACCAACTGGCATCGCTCTTGGACGACGCAAACTTCTCTCGAAGCGTGGCTTCGTCGTAATCGTCCGCCTTTTGGTCAACGTCGTCGGACGGGTCAATCGTGAAAAAGGTGAATCCTACCGCTGCGGTAACGTCCACATCGTTGGGGACCTTCAAGTGATCGGCATCGGCGCCGATGGGACCAGTCCAACCGGCCGCTTCCGCCGCGTTCATAGCGTCGTCCATGACCTCAGTCGGCGTGCGCTGGGTGCGAGTCATCTCGCGGATAGATTGTTGAGGATAGATCGCGGCAATGCCTTCGCCACAACGCTTCATCGAAGCCACGTGGCCGGGGGTTGCCAGTCCAGTGCGGTCGCCGAATCCAAAGCTGGGTTGCATTCCCAGTGCTACGCATTTCTTAGTCATAAGGAGAGGTTTCTTTGTCTGAGAGGAGAGTGGGAGGGTGAAAGCGAGATAAAGAAGCGAATGAAGCGAGGCAGGAACCGCATCGCGTTCGCAAGGGATAGGTCAATATCGAGTCGGCGGCAGCGGATTGTTACCAGTGGATGGTCACCAGTGGACAGCCACCAGCGGGCGATCATTCCGTCGTTAGCGCCGTTAGCTGACTTCGATGATGGCCTTGATGACGCCGGTTTCTGGTTTGGTAAAGGATTCGAAGTCCTTCAACACATCCGTGAAGCTCGTGCGATGCGTGATCCAGGTATCCGTGTTGATCGTGCCGTCTTCGATCAGCCCAATGATGCGAGTGAAGTCACCCGGCATGGCATTGCGCGACGCCAAGATCGAAGCTTCTGGACGGTGCATCACTGGATGCTTGAACGACAATTCTTCGGTCGTGATCCCGACATAAACCAGTGATCCGGTTGGCGCGAGATAGGCGAGGGCTCCCGACATCGAATGTTTGTTGCCGGTCGCGTCTGTAATGACTTGGTACATGTCGCCGTCGGTAATTTCTTTCATCCGCTCGACTTCGCTGCCGTCGCCCTTGAACAACACCGTGTTGGTGATGCCATAGTTCTTTTCGACGAATGCTAAACGATCGGGATTCATGTCCATGACGCTGATGGACGCACCGGTCAAACGTGCAAATTCTAATGTCGCCAAACCGATCGGCCCGGTTCCGATGATCATCGCGTGGTCACCCGTGGTTGGGTTGCCTCGGTCGTTGGCGTGGCATCCGATCGCCAATGTCTCGACGAGAGCGAGTTGGTCGTAGTTAAGCTTCGTCGAGGTATGCAATTTGTCTGCACGGACCAGAAACGACTCGCACAAACCACCATCGGTCATCACACCGATCACCTTAAGGTTCTGGCAGCAGTTGATGGCGCCTCGTCGACACGCATAACACGTCCCGCAGTTCATGTAGGGTTCGACGCTGCACTTATCGCCGGCTTTCACATTCGTTACGCCATCGCCCACGGCAATCACTTCGACACCGAGTTCGTGTCCTGGAATCCGCGGGAAATCAAAGAACGGGAACTTGCCGAGGTAACAACTGACGTCGGTTCCGCACACGCCCATGCGGTGCGTTCGCACTAGCGCCTGGCCAGCGCCGGGAGCACTGGGCTCGTCTATTTCGATGGACCGGAGAGTTTTGACGTCCGAGATTTGGATGGCACGCATGAGTTACGTTTAAAGGTTGAAGGTGTGAGATGAATCAGGAGGGACAGTCCGAGCCAATCGTTGGCAAACGACGATTGGAAAATCAGACGCTCGGGCCAGCGCGAAAACCCTGGCCGGCGGTCAAATGCAAATACAGCTTAAGCTAAGTTGTAAGCCCGAGTGGCGTTGCCAGCGAACAGTTTCTGTTGTTCGTCGGCGGAAAGATCCGCCGCAAGCTCGCGGACGGTCGCGAGCCAACGGTCGTAGCCGGTCTTCAACAAACACACCGGCCAATCGCTGCCAAACATGAGGCGATCGATGCCAAAAGCATCAAGCGCGATGGCGAAGTAAGGTTTGATGGTTTCGATCGACCAGGTTGCATCTTTGACTTCCGTTGCCACACCCGAGAACTTGCACATCAGGTGCTGTTCCTTGGCGAGCTCGCGAAAGCCTTGTTCCCACTCGGTATCGAGCTTGCCGCTCTTAATGGTTGGCTTGCCGATATGGTCAAGGACCATGGGAATGCCTGCGTGATGGCGAACAAACTCGATCGTGGCGGGAAGTTGGTTGGCAAAGATCAAGACGTCGTACACCAAACCTCGGTCTGCCAACTGGGCAACACCGCGATTGAAGTCCTTGTTCAGCAACTGGGCTTCAACAGGTTCGCCTTGGATCACATGACGCACCCCTTTAAGAATCTTCGACTTCGAATCCGCGAAACGGTCCAGCACCTCGCCAACGTTTGCTTCGGCAAGCGGAACCCATCCGACAACACCTTTAATCAACGGCTCGTTGGCTGCGATTTCAATCAGTGCGGTCGTTTCTTCGATGACTTGGCGAGCTTGAACCGAAACAAATCCGGTCACGCCATTGGCGGCTGATACCTCGCGGAGCTCTGCTGCCAAAAAATCTTTTTGCAGCACTTCCATGCCCGGGCCAATCCAGCCGTATTCTTCGACGGAGTACTTCCATAGGTGGTGATGGGAATCAATCAGCATTCAGCGCTTACCCGGTTAAGGTCATCATGTAGGACATCTTGGGCACGCGTTGGGTTAAATACCGTCAGCTCCCAGATGCATTTGAAGGCTCAACAGCCTAGCGATGGAGACTTTACGAGGCAAGATGCTAAACAAAAGCTATTTCGGACAGGCGTTCGCCGGTCAGCGGCCAAGGTTAATAAAGTGCATGACAGGAATGTTAACATTTGCTGTCATAACTGTACTATCTAGATCCACTTGTATATGATTGTTACCTATGTGCCGCGATGTCACGTTTCTGTGTAACAGTTTGTCTGCGAATGTGCGGATTTTGAGACATCACCTGTCTTTGCATACACGAAACTACTCAATTGGGTATGGACGTGTGTTTAGCGTGTGGTACAATCGACGGCACCGAACCGGTGATGGCCGCCCCCCACTCGTAGGAACGAACCTATGTCCAGCCAACTGACCGACCGACAGCAAAACGTGTACGACATGATTAGGGGCTTGATCGTCAAGCGCGGTTATGGACCTACCGTTCGAGAGATCGGAGAGCACTTCGGCATTAAAAGTCCTAATGGTGTGATGTGTCACTTGCGAGCATTAGAGCGCAAGGGACTGATTACCCGCAGTCCTAACAAGTCACGCGCGATTGAGTTGACGCACGCTGCGGACCGCAACGGACATTCGTTGCCAATGGCAGGTGTCGTCGCTGCCGGCCCAACCACGTTGGCGCTTGAACAAAATGAACTGATGGATTTCAGTGAAATGTTGTTCAAGGATGACCGGTTTATCTTGCAAGTCTCTGGCGATTCGATGATCGATGCGCACATCACCGACGGTGATTATGTCGTGATTCAAAAGCAAGATCACGCCGAGGTTGGCCAAATGGTGGTCGCCCAGACGGACGAGGGTGAAGCGACGTTGAAGTTTTGGTACCCCGAAGGTGAATACATTCGCCTGCAACCGGCTAATTCGACGATGGAACCGATCTTCGTTCGCAACGCTCACGTGATCGGCGTTGCCGTTGGAGTCGTCCGCTCAGGAATCTGAGCTGGCGGCAAACGAGCTGGCGGTATTCTGAACGAGAGCCGTCGGCTGCTACCGGGGGCGATCGCCGCGGTATCACGTTGGGGCGGTCCTATAGTCGACGGGTCGGTCACACAGTGCTGTTAGCCGATTCAGTGCCGGTAGCCGATTCAGTGCATTGACTCGACCCAAGACCTTCACCCGATCGGGGCCGGGGAACCTACGACTGACGTGTGTACGTTGCGACGGGATCGCATCTACCACTGTGTCAGCAACCATTGTGTCAGTAACCGTTGTTTCAGTAACCATTGTTTCAGCAACCGTCGTTTCGAGGCATCCTCTTGTGCCGCTGGGTCATCACTCGTCGCAACTCTTGCCGCGATGACTCGCCCACTGTTCCTCAATGACCTCGTTCGCAACGAGAAGTTGGTCGCAATGACAACGAATGAGGCGGCGCAGCTAAGTCGCCTATGACACAGCACGCGGACGGTGATAAACTGCGGTAGCATTCTGCTTATCGGTCCTCGAAATCGCGCTGGCCTTCGTTGTTTCTTTATCCCGCTCTCACCATCGGCTTCCTGTTCGTCGCCGTGCCGCTGTTGGTTCACCTGATCAACATGCTTCGACACCGACGTCGACAATGGGCGGCGATGGATTTTTTGCTGCAAAGCTATCGCAAGCAAAAAAAATGGATCCGTCTGCGTCAACTGTTGCTCCTGTTGTCTCGCATCGCTGTTGCGGCCCTCCTGGTGGCGATGTTGTGCGGTTGGACCGGTGGTGGGCGAGCGCTGCAAATGCTCGGAGGCACCACGACGCATCACGTTGTGATTCTCGATGACAGCTACTCGATGGGCGATTCAAGTTTCGCGTCGACTCCGATGGTCGACAACACTGGCTTAGCTGCGACTGCTTACGGTCGTTCGCTGGGTGCCTTGCAAGACCTAACACGGCGATTGGTGGCAGACGAAGGCAATCATCAATTGACGGTGATGCGGGCGAGTCGGGCGGCGATGACGGTCCGCGCCGGAAGCGAATCGGGTGATACCGCAGCCGACTTATCAGCCCAGACCATTTCCGGCGATGGCAAGTTGATCAACCGAGTGATGTCGACGAGCGTATCGCCGATTCGCACTGACATCGGCGCGGCGCTAGACTTGGCAAGCGAACTGATTTCGTCGACACCGGCCGATACCACTTACCTTTACATCGCCAGCGATTTTCGCGAGCGTGATTGGGGATCTGCCGAACGTCTCGCCGCATCGCTGCGAAAAATGCCTGCTGGGGTTGCGATACGAATGATCGACTGTGCTGCGACCCCATCGGCAAATTTAGCAGTCACCGACCTTACGCCAGTTCAGGACGTTTGGGTGGCC containing:
- a CDS encoding GIY-YIG nuclease family protein gives rise to the protein MDAILRGEPMIGFGRDPLNPYSPRPLEAVGAKSTRRLKDRVTESCPRVPGVYGMLDRKGELIYVGKSKSLRSRLLSYFAESNKKEKGGRIISAARAIQWETQPSEFASLLREMQLIRQFSPRWNVQGVPKRQRPVYLCLGRSPATFFLAPLPPEGCIAAEGPFFGVGRMKVAVDSLNNVFKLRDCGQKQVFRFAEQLQLFELDHRPGCLRVEVGTCLGPCAAACTHREYDVAVSAAESFMDGFNNEPLTTLRDQFDKAMKNRQYELAGRNHTMIESLEYVERKLTMLNSARRKYSFVYPVAGYDGCGIWYLIHSGEVADVIAAPRNEADRRSLRPTMKRWEKLMQTQLTRGHGPFAHTLPVVASWFRKNKSELKEKAVSPAKAS
- a CDS encoding tagaturonate epimerase family protein, whose protein sequence is MTKKCVALGMQPSFGFGDRTGLATPGHVASMKRCGEGIAAIYPQQSIREMTRTQRTPTEVMDDAMNAAEAAGWTGPIGADADHLKVPNDVDVTAAVGFTFFTIDPSDDVDQKADDYDEATLREKFASSKSDASWYDKYLGKSIKLDTGTVIDINEEACMRAAVKYGKAISRALELGDYIKQVNEKAGNDYEIELSVDETDQPTTLAEHYIIADQVLSGGMKLVSLAPRFIGHFEKGVDFKGDLNALEASLNDHAAIAKSLGPYKISLHSGSDKVSMYGLLAKATGGCFHVKTAGTSYLEALRVVARHDSAAFREIIDFSRERYDTDKATYHVSATLADAPTTDQADDKTLESEYLEMWADVPVGKGFTKPGRQILHCTFGSVLTHDKYGKIVHDCLKAHPDTYIEVLDDHFGRHLDALRSGM
- a CDS encoding zinc-binding alcohol dehydrogenase family protein, which translates into the protein MRAIQISDVKTLRSIEIDEPSAPGAGQALVRTHRMGVCGTDVSCYLGKFPFFDFPRIPGHELGVEVIAVGDGVTNVKAGDKCSVEPYMNCGTCYACRRGAINCCQNLKVIGVMTDGGLCESFLVRADKLHTSTKLNYDQLALVETLAIGCHANDRGNPTTGDHAMIIGTGPIGLATLEFARLTGASISVMDMNPDRLAFVEKNYGITNTVLFKGDGSEVERMKEITDGDMYQVITDATGNKHSMSGALAYLAPTGSLVYVGITTEELSFKHPVMHRPEASILASRNAMPGDFTRIIGLIEDGTINTDTWITHRTSFTDVLKDFESFTKPETGVIKAIIEVS
- a CDS encoding amidohydrolase family protein; translation: MLIDSHHHLWKYSVEEYGWIGPGMEVLQKDFLAAELREVSAANGVTGFVSVQARQVIEETTALIEIAANEPLIKGVVGWVPLAEANVGEVLDRFADSKSKILKGVRHVIQGEPVEAQLLNKDFNRGVAQLADRGLVYDVLIFANQLPATIEFVRHHAGIPMVLDHIGKPTIKSGKLDTEWEQGFRELAKEQHLMCKFSGVATEVKDATWSIETIKPYFAIALDAFGIDRLMFGSDWPVCLLKTGYDRWLATVRELAADLSADEQQKLFAGNATRAYNLA
- the lexA gene encoding transcriptional repressor LexA, which translates into the protein MSSQLTDRQQNVYDMIRGLIVKRGYGPTVREIGEHFGIKSPNGVMCHLRALERKGLITRSPNKSRAIELTHAADRNGHSLPMAGVVAAGPTTLALEQNELMDFSEMLFKDDRFILQVSGDSMIDAHITDGDYVVIQKQDHAEVGQMVVAQTDEGEATLKFWYPEGEYIRLQPANSTMEPIFVRNAHVIGVAVGVVRSGI